A single genomic interval of Chitinophaga sp. 180180018-3 harbors:
- a CDS encoding TolC family protein has product MWSKKHSLLLVATLFSAGNLFAQQVFTLKQAIDTAVANYGTIRAKAHYKAAANELVSQARRDYLPNFNIAAQQDYGTINGQNGPLYGFGGLSTASSGAALDRQNWNAAFGALYLTNINWDFFAFGRAKEKVKTALAAAAQNDKDWQQEIFRHKIKVAATYLNLVAAQQLTHSYQKNLERADTIRKVVRTRVLNGLIAGVDSSQANAEYSSARIALTNARDFEQAQSNELAQLLGIAPQDFTLDTSYVDRIPAIPDVNFSPDNHPVLQWYKSRIAYSEEQAKYAKTFYFPAFTLVGVLQTRGSGFNSGYTTNLNDYTHSYWDGIKPTRTNYLIGVGVTWNITQPFRISRQVRSQRLISQGLQDEYNLADQQIRAQLSLSDTKIKNALDNYREVPVQVKAASDAYLQKSVLYKNGLTNLVDVTQALYALIRAETDRDIAYSNVWQALLLKAAAEGDFSIFQN; this is encoded by the coding sequence ATGTGGAGTAAGAAACATTCCCTGTTGTTGGTTGCGACGCTGTTTTCAGCGGGCAACCTCTTTGCGCAACAGGTATTTACCCTTAAACAAGCCATTGATACCGCAGTGGCCAACTACGGTACTATCAGGGCAAAAGCCCATTACAAGGCGGCCGCAAATGAGCTGGTATCGCAGGCCCGCCGCGACTATCTGCCCAACTTCAATATTGCTGCACAACAGGACTACGGAACCATCAACGGGCAAAACGGACCGCTGTACGGATTCGGAGGTTTAAGCACGGCATCCTCCGGTGCTGCACTCGATCGTCAAAACTGGAATGCCGCTTTCGGCGCATTATACCTTACTAATATTAACTGGGACTTCTTTGCTTTCGGAAGAGCAAAGGAAAAAGTGAAAACTGCATTAGCGGCCGCCGCTCAGAACGATAAAGACTGGCAACAGGAAATTTTCAGACACAAGATAAAAGTGGCGGCCACTTATTTGAACCTGGTAGCAGCGCAGCAACTAACGCACTCTTACCAGAAAAACCTGGAGCGTGCCGATACTATCCGGAAAGTAGTACGCACCCGGGTATTGAATGGTCTCATCGCCGGAGTGGACTCCTCACAAGCCAATGCCGAGTACTCCAGCGCCAGGATCGCCCTCACCAACGCGAGGGATTTTGAACAGGCGCAAAGCAATGAGCTGGCCCAGCTGCTGGGCATTGCACCGCAAGACTTCACCCTGGATACCTCTTATGTAGATCGTATCCCGGCGATACCCGATGTAAACTTTTCTCCTGATAATCACCCGGTGCTGCAGTGGTACAAAAGCCGTATCGCTTACAGCGAAGAACAGGCAAAGTATGCTAAAACCTTTTATTTCCCGGCATTTACGCTGGTGGGTGTGCTGCAAACACGGGGCTCCGGTTTCAACAGTGGTTACACGACTAACCTGAATGACTATACGCATAGTTACTGGGATGGCATCAAACCAACACGTACCAACTACCTGATTGGAGTAGGGGTAACCTGGAACATCACCCAGCCCTTCAGGATCTCGCGGCAGGTGCGGTCGCAACGCCTTATCAGCCAGGGATTGCAGGATGAGTATAACCTCGCTGATCAGCAGATTCGCGCTCAGCTGAGCCTCTCTGATACGAAGATCAAAAATGCATTGGATAACTACCGCGAAGTACCGGTGCAGGTGAAAGCCGCGTCGGATGCATATCTTCAGAAATCGGTACTATATAAAAACGGCCTCACCAACCTGGTAGATGTTACACAGGCGCTGTACGCACTGATCAGGGCGGAAACCGACAGGGATATCGCTTATAGCAATGTTTGGCAGGCCCTGTTGTTAAAAGCCGCAGCGGAAGGCGACTTCAGCATATTTCAGAATTAG
- a CDS encoding efflux RND transporter permease subunit: protein MNLISFALKKPITILVLVAGLFFFGIKAVNTIKVDIFPKLDMPVIYVSHPFGGYTPTQMEAFFAKQYINIFLFVNGVKSIETKNIQGLMLMKINFYPGTNMAQAAAEVSAFANRIQAIFPPGSNPPFIVRFDASTLPVGQLVLRSDKRSNNELLDLANVYVRSSFTSIPGLIGSTPFGGNIRTVVIKADPELLRQHNMTPDQLVEALRVNNQTSPSGNVRIGDHNYITPANTTIKTVKDFENIPLFKGGVENLYLRDVATVEDGADVTAGYALVNGRRSVYLSIAKSADASTWEVVQRLKKSLPKMQAQLPEDVKLSYEFDQSTYVINAVKSLLSEGTIGAVLTGLMVLLFLGDPRGALIVILTIPTSIISAVLFLSLFGQTINIMTLSGLALAIGILVDESTVTIENIHQHLDMGKPKALAIWDACQEIAFPKLLILFCILAVFAPAFTMGGIPGSLFLPLALAIGFSMVVSYFLAQTFVPIMANWIMKGKHHRKADGTQMTDAEEFAAAGLSGEKDTWDQKKMLVEHEDSNRDGKISRFERLRNRYLRFIGRMMPYRKPIVATYLLAVCALVVLLLSSIGRDVLPKVNGKQFQVRMRVPDGTRAERTEEQTIKLLNGINDIVGKENISITSAYIGQHPALFSTAPIFLWMAGPHEAVVQVALKEDYHVNLEQLKDKIREKAKTIDPQMALSFEPIELTDKILSQGSPTPIEVRFSGRDRKLGEKYAQRLVDELKNVSYLRDVQIGQSTKYPAIKVDIDRVRASQLGVDVGDISRSLTAATSSSRYTDKNIWVDEKANLSYSVQVQVPESRMNSKEEMGEIPLLKNSPRPLLSDVATLTSDTTYGEVDNLGAMPTLTVTANLNNTDLGKASAGVQQAIKHLGELPRGLNVEMIGLSNTLNDTLDSLQSGLIVAIVVIFLMLAANFQSFKVSAIVLATVPAVLLGSLALLMMCRSTLNLQSYMGMIMSVGVSISNAVLLITNAEQLRKHNGNALVAATEAAALRLRPIVMTAMAMVVGMIPMASGMGEAGDQSSPLGRAVIGGLIASTFAALFILPLVFAWGQGKASTQSVSLHPRDEESIHFIPTEK, encoded by the coding sequence ATGAACTTAATCAGTTTTGCATTAAAAAAACCTATTACTATCCTGGTGCTCGTTGCCGGACTGTTCTTCTTTGGGATTAAGGCGGTGAATACGATTAAGGTCGACATCTTCCCCAAGCTGGATATGCCGGTGATCTATGTATCCCATCCTTTCGGTGGTTATACACCGACACAAATGGAAGCATTTTTCGCTAAACAATACATCAATATATTCCTGTTCGTAAATGGGGTCAAGAGTATAGAAACGAAGAATATTCAGGGCCTGATGCTGATGAAGATCAATTTCTATCCCGGCACCAACATGGCCCAGGCAGCTGCGGAGGTAAGCGCCTTCGCCAACAGGATCCAGGCTATTTTCCCGCCTGGATCCAACCCGCCTTTTATTGTCCGCTTCGATGCGTCGACCTTGCCCGTAGGGCAGCTCGTACTGCGAAGCGACAAGCGAAGCAATAACGAACTGCTGGATCTGGCGAACGTTTACGTACGCTCGTCCTTTACTTCTATTCCCGGGTTGATTGGTTCTACTCCCTTCGGTGGAAATATACGTACCGTAGTGATCAAGGCCGATCCGGAACTGCTCCGGCAGCATAATATGACGCCGGATCAGCTGGTGGAAGCATTGCGTGTAAACAACCAGACATCTCCCTCCGGTAACGTGCGTATAGGCGACCATAACTATATCACCCCTGCTAACACGACCATCAAAACGGTAAAGGATTTTGAAAACATCCCGCTGTTCAAAGGCGGTGTAGAGAACCTCTACCTGCGTGATGTAGCCACCGTGGAAGATGGTGCCGATGTTACCGCCGGTTATGCCCTGGTAAACGGCCGTCGCTCTGTATACCTGAGCATCGCTAAAAGTGCGGATGCCTCTACCTGGGAAGTGGTGCAGCGCCTGAAAAAATCGCTGCCCAAAATGCAGGCCCAACTCCCCGAAGATGTGAAGCTGAGTTATGAGTTCGACCAGTCGACCTACGTGATCAATGCCGTGAAGAGCCTCCTTTCCGAAGGCACTATCGGCGCCGTGCTCACCGGTTTGATGGTATTGTTGTTCCTGGGCGACCCAAGAGGGGCACTGATCGTTATCCTCACCATTCCGACTTCTATTATATCGGCAGTACTTTTCCTCAGCCTTTTCGGGCAAACGATCAATATCATGACCCTGAGCGGATTGGCGCTGGCCATCGGTATCCTCGTGGATGAAAGTACGGTGACGATAGAAAATATACACCAACACCTGGATATGGGCAAACCCAAAGCCCTGGCTATCTGGGATGCCTGTCAGGAGATCGCATTCCCGAAATTGCTGATCCTGTTCTGTATCCTCGCAGTATTTGCTCCGGCATTTACCATGGGCGGTATCCCCGGATCACTGTTCCTGCCGCTGGCACTGGCCATTGGGTTCTCTATGGTTGTTTCCTACTTCCTGGCACAAACATTTGTGCCCATTATGGCCAACTGGATCATGAAGGGAAAACATCACAGGAAAGCAGATGGTACACAGATGACTGATGCAGAGGAATTTGCGGCTGCAGGCCTGAGCGGAGAGAAAGATACCTGGGATCAGAAGAAAATGCTGGTGGAGCATGAAGACAGTAACCGCGACGGAAAGATCAGTCGCTTCGAGCGGCTGCGGAACCGCTACCTGCGCTTCATTGGCCGGATGATGCCTTACCGCAAGCCGATTGTGGCTACTTACCTGCTGGCAGTATGTGCGTTGGTGGTATTACTGCTTTCCAGCATCGGCCGCGATGTATTGCCTAAAGTAAATGGTAAACAGTTCCAGGTAAGGATGCGGGTACCGGATGGTACACGTGCAGAGCGCACCGAAGAACAAACGATCAAACTGCTGAATGGCATCAATGATATAGTAGGGAAGGAGAATATTTCCATCACTTCTGCTTACATCGGTCAACACCCGGCGCTGTTTTCCACGGCTCCTATCTTCCTGTGGATGGCGGGGCCGCATGAAGCAGTGGTACAGGTGGCATTGAAAGAAGACTACCATGTAAACCTGGAGCAGCTGAAAGATAAGATCAGGGAGAAAGCTAAAACCATTGATCCGCAGATGGCGCTCTCCTTTGAGCCGATAGAACTGACGGATAAGATCCTGAGCCAGGGCTCGCCGACACCGATCGAGGTAAGGTTTTCAGGGCGCGACAGAAAGCTGGGTGAGAAATATGCACAGCGGCTGGTGGATGAACTGAAGAATGTTTCTTATCTCCGTGATGTGCAGATAGGGCAGTCTACTAAATATCCGGCCATTAAAGTAGACATCGACCGTGTAAGGGCTTCACAGCTGGGTGTGGATGTAGGTGATATATCAAGATCCTTAACCGCAGCCACTTCCTCATCGAGGTATACTGATAAGAATATCTGGGTGGATGAGAAAGCCAATCTGAGCTATAGTGTGCAGGTGCAGGTACCGGAAAGCAGGATGAACAGTAAAGAAGAGATGGGTGAAATTCCGTTGTTAAAGAATTCACCACGTCCGTTGCTGAGTGATGTGGCCACACTGACTTCAGATACTACTTATGGTGAAGTAGACAACCTGGGCGCCATGCCAACACTAACGGTTACGGCTAACCTGAACAACACGGATCTGGGTAAGGCTTCCGCCGGTGTGCAGCAGGCCATCAAACACCTGGGTGAACTGCCCCGTGGGCTTAACGTAGAAATGATTGGGTTGAGTAATACGCTGAATGATACACTGGATAGTCTGCAGAGCGGGTTGATCGTTGCCATTGTGGTGATCTTCCTGATGCTGGCAGCTAACTTCCAGTCGTTCAAAGTATCGGCCATCGTACTGGCTACCGTACCGGCTGTATTGCTGGGTTCCCTGGCATTGCTGATGATGTGCCGGTCTACCCTGAACCTGCAATCCTACATGGGGATGATCATGTCCGTGGGTGTATCCATTTCCAATGCGGTGCTACTGATCACTAATGCGGAGCAGCTGAGGAAGCATAATGGGAATGCCCTCGTAGCGGCCACAGAAGCGGCAGCGCTGCGTTTGCGTCCGATCGTGATGACGGCCATGGCGATGGTGGTAGGTATGATCCCGATGGCAAGTGGCATGGGTGAAGCCGGTGATCAGTCGTCACCTTTGGGAAGAGCTGTGATAGGCGGACTGATTGCTTCTACTTTTGCCGCATTGTTTATCTTGCCACTGGTATTTGCATGGGGGCAGGGTAAAGCGTCTACGCAGAGCGTATCATTGCATCCACGGGATGAAGAAAGTATTCACTTTATCCCGACTGAAAAATAA
- a CDS encoding sigma-70 family RNA polymerase sigma factor, with product MYTPRGFSIEALQEGDESMFRMVFHDFYPGLLAFAGSMVEDTCVAEEIVEDVFLKLWQRVARFSSFQSIKAFLYIAVRNGCLDHFRKTKRAQKRYRDLEQHPEPPEEEVLHAMIRVEVLREISHAIEQLPVHYGKVIRLTFDEGMKAGEIAAMTGMPVSTVRNQLSRGLALLRKLLSVHAFEALLLIIGMHQ from the coding sequence ATGTATACACCAAGAGGGTTCTCAATAGAGGCACTACAGGAGGGCGATGAAAGTATGTTCCGGATGGTATTCCACGATTTTTACCCGGGCCTGCTTGCATTTGCCGGCAGTATGGTGGAAGATACCTGCGTAGCCGAAGAGATTGTGGAAGATGTATTCCTGAAGCTCTGGCAGCGCGTAGCGCGTTTTAGCAGCTTTCAGTCCATTAAAGCATTTCTGTATATCGCTGTCCGCAATGGCTGTCTGGACCATTTCAGAAAAACCAAACGCGCGCAAAAACGCTATCGCGACCTGGAACAGCATCCGGAGCCGCCCGAAGAAGAAGTATTACACGCTATGATCCGCGTGGAAGTGCTCCGGGAAATTTCGCATGCCATCGAGCAATTACCCGTTCACTACGGTAAAGTTATCAGGCTGACTTTCGACGAAGGCATGAAAGCCGGGGAGATAGCCGCTATGACCGGCATGCCGGTCAGCACCGTCAGGAACCAGCTGTCGAGAGGCCTGGCCCTGCTACGTAAATTGTTGTCTGTACACGCATTCGAAGCATTATTACTGATCATTGGTATGCATCAGTAA
- a CDS encoding HAMP domain-containing sensor histidine kinase, which produces MKLLNKVTLWFMGIVFLITPVTMLISRNNIKKHLDEAEIARMTAVNDRVAAQLKAGEQPDRYTHGRPIEISQVPGPMPAEKVTAVTNNHVAEDLDEKECRITVSSWYEINAQVYKISSYNYVIKSDGIFRGMLSAVVWKMLLMVLAVAVTARLLSKKIFYPLHCIRKALYNFDLKQKEPLKLPETSTTEFKELNRFLTKMTDKAMEDYAAVKEFSENASHELQTPLAVIRSKIELLSETNIDGVQAALIGDMQNAIEKLSHINRSLILLTKLENQEFKATESIKFCRVTKDVIATYEDWIAMREIKLSTNLDKNIPLSIHPALAEMLISNLMSNAIRHNHEGGQIRVLLTSKEFRISNTGLPPQVPTCELFHRFRKSNQSADSIGLGLAIVKQICEVNGYDIEYTYTGGWHHLQISFYKKDTQAVNDRQAAMVAESDTL; this is translated from the coding sequence ATGAAACTACTCAATAAGGTCACACTATGGTTTATGGGGATTGTATTTCTGATCACTCCGGTCACTATGCTCATCTCCCGTAACAATATAAAAAAGCATCTGGACGAAGCCGAGATAGCAAGGATGACTGCCGTGAACGACCGGGTGGCAGCCCAGCTGAAGGCAGGAGAGCAGCCCGACCGCTACACCCATGGCAGGCCGATTGAGATCAGCCAGGTACCGGGACCTATGCCCGCCGAAAAAGTTACTGCTGTCACTAATAACCACGTGGCAGAAGACCTCGACGAAAAAGAGTGCCGCATCACCGTTAGCTCCTGGTATGAAATAAACGCGCAGGTATATAAGATATCTTCCTATAATTATGTGATTAAGTCAGACGGCATTTTCAGGGGAATGCTAAGCGCCGTGGTATGGAAGATGTTGCTCATGGTACTGGCAGTAGCAGTGACGGCGAGGTTATTATCGAAGAAGATTTTCTATCCGCTTCACTGCATCAGGAAAGCGCTCTACAACTTCGACCTGAAACAGAAAGAACCGCTGAAGCTCCCGGAAACCAGTACTACAGAATTCAAGGAGCTGAACAGGTTCCTCACCAAGATGACCGATAAAGCCATGGAAGATTATGCAGCCGTCAAGGAATTCAGTGAAAATGCTTCTCATGAACTGCAAACTCCGCTGGCGGTGATCCGCAGTAAAATAGAGTTGTTGTCGGAAACCAATATTGATGGCGTGCAGGCAGCCCTCATCGGCGATATGCAAAACGCTATTGAGAAATTATCACATATCAACCGTTCGCTGATCCTGCTCACCAAACTGGAAAACCAGGAATTCAAGGCAACTGAAAGCATCAAATTTTGCCGGGTTACCAAGGATGTGATTGCCACTTATGAAGACTGGATTGCGATGCGGGAAATCAAGCTCAGTACTAATCTGGATAAGAATATTCCGCTCAGCATTCATCCGGCGCTGGCGGAAATGCTGATCAGTAACCTGATGAGCAATGCTATCCGGCACAACCACGAAGGTGGCCAGATCAGGGTATTGCTCACTTCAAAAGAATTCAGGATCAGCAACACCGGGTTGCCGCCACAGGTGCCTACGTGCGAGTTGTTCCATCGCTTCAGGAAAAGTAACCAGAGCGCCGATAGTATAGGTCTGGGCCTGGCGATCGTAAAACAGATCTGTGAAGTGAACGGGTATGATATAGAATATACCTATACTGGCGGCTGGCATCATCTGCAAATTAGTTTTTACAAAAAAGATACACAAGCGGTAAATGACCGCCAGGCAGCGATGGTAGCGGAGTCCGATACCCTGTAG
- a CDS encoding response regulator transcription factor encodes MKVLIVEDNKELASGISDYLNGEKYICELAYNFETAREKLSLFTYDCILLDIMLPDGNGLELLKFIRKENITSGILIISAKDALDDKVNGLEGGADDYVTKPFHLPELHARLRAVYRRKKLEGNNLVVFNEIELNTDTVEATVNHVVLDVTRKEFDLLLYFVVNKNRVLSRQSIAAHLWGDYTDNLANFDFVYQHVKNLRKKISAADGVDYIETVYGLGYKFNTSRHETTQ; translated from the coding sequence ATGAAAGTATTGATAGTAGAAGATAATAAGGAGCTGGCCAGCGGTATATCCGATTACCTGAATGGTGAGAAGTATATCTGCGAACTGGCGTATAATTTTGAAACGGCCAGGGAAAAGCTTTCCCTGTTTACGTACGACTGCATTCTGCTCGACATTATGCTGCCTGACGGGAACGGACTGGAATTGCTGAAATTCATCCGGAAAGAGAACATCACCAGTGGTATCCTCATCATTTCTGCGAAAGATGCGCTGGACGACAAAGTGAATGGACTGGAAGGAGGAGCAGACGATTATGTTACCAAGCCCTTCCATTTGCCCGAACTGCATGCCCGCCTGAGAGCTGTTTACAGACGTAAAAAGCTGGAAGGCAATAACTTAGTGGTGTTTAATGAAATTGAACTTAATACTGATACGGTAGAGGCCACTGTGAATCATGTGGTACTGGATGTAACCCGTAAGGAATTCGATCTGTTGTTGTACTTTGTGGTTAATAAGAACCGTGTACTTTCAAGGCAGTCGATCGCTGCCCACCTCTGGGGGGATTATACCGATAACCTGGCTAATTTTGACTTCGTTTACCAGCATGTAAAAAACCTGAGGAAGAAGATCAGTGCAGCAGATGGGGTTGATTATATAGAAACGGTGTATGGCTTAGGCTATAAGTTTAATACTTCAAGACATGAAACTACTCAATAA
- a CDS encoding efflux RND transporter periplasmic adaptor subunit: MNSGIRTTFPFISAVVMAVGLYSCSGAAGAKEEKSASASEAPPALQAFTLEKGVLSSSIQIPGELVAFQQVDLYAKVNSFVKKLNVDVGSEVNAGQLLATMEAPEINSQLSGAESKLKSQEAIYLSSKATYDRLLETSKTPGTVSQNDLDVAYARQKSDLAQLDAAKAAHREVSDNRNYLEIRAPFSGIITARNVSAGAYVGPSGKGSELPIFTLQEQKKLRLVVSIPEAYTSYLNNQSEVSFKVKALADKQFKGKVIRLAGALDRKLRSQHIEIDVANNDKALLPGMVVEVLIPLVGNANNFIVPASAVLNSTKGVYVIRVEDKKTKWIPVTAGRSESGKTEIFGDLNAGDVLVSTASEEIRNDATAANVKIK, from the coding sequence ATGAACAGCGGTATTAGAACAACCTTTCCTTTTATTTCAGCCGTGGTGATGGCCGTGGGGCTGTATAGCTGCTCCGGAGCCGCCGGTGCAAAAGAGGAAAAATCCGCTTCCGCATCAGAAGCGCCCCCTGCGTTGCAGGCATTTACCCTGGAGAAAGGCGTGCTTTCATCTTCTATACAAATACCTGGTGAACTGGTGGCTTTTCAGCAGGTAGACCTCTATGCCAAAGTAAACAGCTTTGTTAAGAAACTCAATGTAGATGTAGGTAGTGAAGTGAACGCAGGCCAGTTGCTGGCTACGATGGAAGCGCCGGAGATCAACTCCCAGCTTTCAGGCGCGGAGTCTAAGCTCAAATCGCAGGAAGCGATTTATTTATCCAGCAAAGCTACCTACGACCGCCTGCTGGAAACGAGCAAAACACCCGGAACGGTTTCCCAGAACGATCTGGACGTGGCTTACGCCCGCCAGAAATCGGACCTGGCCCAGCTGGATGCAGCAAAAGCAGCACACCGCGAGGTGAGTGATAACCGTAACTACCTGGAGATCAGGGCGCCGTTCAGCGGTATCATCACTGCACGTAATGTAAGTGCAGGCGCTTATGTAGGCCCATCGGGCAAGGGCTCGGAACTGCCTATCTTCACACTGCAGGAACAGAAGAAACTGAGACTGGTGGTAAGTATTCCGGAGGCATATACCAGTTATCTGAATAATCAGAGCGAAGTAAGCTTCAAAGTAAAAGCACTCGCCGATAAGCAGTTCAAAGGTAAAGTGATCCGCCTTGCAGGCGCATTAGACCGCAAACTGCGCTCCCAGCATATCGAAATCGATGTAGCTAATAATGATAAGGCACTGTTACCAGGAATGGTAGTGGAAGTACTTATTCCGTTGGTAGGTAACGCTAACAACTTCATAGTGCCTGCTTCTGCGGTACTGAACTCTACCAAAGGAGTATATGTCATCCGTGTGGAAGACAAGAAAACCAAATGGATTCCGGTGACTGCCGGTCGCAGCGAAAGCGGCAAAACAGAAATCTTTGGCGACCTGAATGCCGGCGACGTACTGGTGTCTACTGCCAGCGAAGAAATAAGAAACGACGCAACAGCAGCTAATGTTAAGATAAAATAG